From the genome of Chanodichthys erythropterus isolate Z2021 chromosome 17, ASM2448905v1, whole genome shotgun sequence:
GTCTCGGCTTAATTCACCAGTACGAAACCGTGCTGGGGGTCCACGGTCTCCATCATTTCGCTGTCCAGAAATGGGTCGGCCAACGCCAGGCCTTCGTACCCAGCAGCGCCGGCCTCTGCAGGTGGAGGCGGCTGCCCCGGATCAAGCGGATAGTGGTATTGCTCCGGGTACAGTGCTTCTCCTGTGCTTGGATCGCAGGCTGGGTAGGTGTAGTTGAGGGGTTCGGGCTGTTGGGGTTGCAGCTGAGAGGCGAAGCTTTGTGGTAAAGGCTGCATCTGAGGGTAATGTCCCAGGTAGGTTTCATACGCTAGGGCTTCTGGGTTGGGCTCCATTAGGGGGCCGAgtggctgtgtgtgtgcaaaCTGAGGTGAGGTCTGGGGgctctgctgctgctgatgtgcTGGTGCAATCAAACCCTGTGGCTGAGGTGGGGCTCCGGAGTCCTGGTGGCCCATGGTTGCACAGGGAGCATAAGGGTCCTCCACAATATGCATCTGGTTAAAGTACGCCTGCATTTGGGATTGTTTCTGAAGATATAGGCGTTTTTGTTGCAGCCTGCATATCAAACAGAAGGAGTTTAATAGACTGATCACCGGTTTGACATCAAGAAAGACCGAAGTAAAGCGTAGTACCTGTGCTCCTGCAGCTGCTGCTCCAGACTGCGAGGAGTTTCTTTGCAGAACATCTGGCAACTGCTGGGGCTGTTGGCCATCAGTGTGGCTTTCTGTAAAGAGATACACAACATCAAGGATTGTGAAATGCACAACTCTGGCAATCTTTCTGCACTGCCATGAACATCTTGAGAAATAACTTTTGgctttttagtacttttattgATAGAGATAGCAGAAAGAGGACAGGAAATGGAAAGAACAGAGAGGATTCGAATTAGATCCCATTCGCTAACCACTAGCCTCCAACAGAAGAGAAATACTAAATCATGAATTTTAACATCTTTGCTAATGTCAAGAAACACTAAAGGATTTCTGCAAAACTCACTGACCAAAGGTATTGTGTGTggctgctagcatgtttctaTGTGGTTGCGTGTTGGAATATATTTGCAAGGGTATTCTTGCTTTGTGGTTCATCCAGGTAAGACTGTCTAAGTAGTAGTAGTTATGCTTgtcttaaaggggtccttgattatgatttcacttttataattttagttaGTTTGTAGTGTTGCCGTTTGAGTATaaaaaacatctgcaaagttacgatgctcaaagtttaaatgcaaagggagatattttcttttacagaaatcactttttaaggaatacaacaaatggctggtagggtcaaagagcttcttcctgggttggtgacatcacaaaccccaacatttgcataaaccctgcccccgggaAAACGCAACAGAGGCCATGTTggtctgctttagagaagaggaagagtaaCTTCTTcttgactccggtttgaacgatgtaaggctgaacaccgttactgacaatcatctTTTTGGCTGCGTGatattctccagctttgttgttgttgagcaaccaaaatgtgagctgttaaagctccaccctcttctggaaagggggctgggagcagcagctcattttcatttaaaaggacacacaaaaatggcatgtttttattcagacccaaataggggcaaatttgacaagctataataaatgatctgtggggtattttgagctgaaacttcagacacattctggggtcaccagagacttatattacatcttgtgaaaaggggcaagGTGTCACCTGTATTCTGTGAGAGAGGTACTGCGGCTCCAGACTCTGTCTCCTTGACAACAGTGCGGGGTGTGTTCCACCTGAGCACAGAGCCATGTCGTGCTGGTGACCTCTTTCCTCCTGCACAAACCACAGAAAACATGTCAACGCCTCGCTAGATGGTCACATCGGTGGCTGTGCACCCAAATGCATGAATTCATTACTTGGTTATGAAAAGGCTGAATAGCTGTCCGCTGACCCAGAGGGATTCTGGGAAAAACATGTCAGTCTGCTCCAGTAGCTGATCGTCCACACAATGCCACATGCCTCTAATGGAAGATAATTTTCACTGCTCTTTTTCTTCCTACTATATTAGCCCAGTAAAATGAACACAATTTTAGAGCAGAGTTTTTTCTTGGACTTCATCTAGACACTGGCATCTGCCCTGCGCAGTATCCCTATGAGTTATTCCCATAAGTATTTATTCATTGATTCATACTAAATCTCTGTCTTCGGTGAGCTTGCATTGGAGCAATGGGCACCAGTCACCAGTCTGTTACTCAACAATTGCCGCATTCAGGGGGCTTACCGGATGGACCGTAAACAACTGACAATTGGCTGCTTCTTCTCCAGTCATTACATAAGCGGgctgtctgtgtgtcagtaggGAGGTTAGAAGGGTAGAAGAGTTCAAGTAAGGGCATTCTGGCACTTTTCAACCAAAGTAACTCACAGTGCTTCTTGGAGTAATATATTTCGCAAGAATGTCTTAGAACCCTGGTTCACCTCGACCCGGGAATGCTGCAACCATTGCATCAGCATCCCAGCATTAAGGCCCTCTCCCATGACTCTACATGTCAAAGTTCACAAATTTTACAAAGCATTTTTACAAAGAAAAGCTACAGTTTTGTGCGCAGGTCGAGCGTTATAATGCAACACCCATAGATCAACTATTTCAACTGTGATCTGTTTGCCAACGATGGATTGCAGACAATGAATTACTGAAGctatcaaaaaaacaaaaaacaaacaaaaaaaaaacaaatattatgtGGAaataacgtgtgtgtgtgtgtgcatatgtcTATCTACTTTCTACACACTATTAGAGAAATATAAgatgtataaaaatatttaaaatagatttgTCAATAgagtaaaatttatatataaattttgcTCTTGACAAATctacagtatatttattttagattttttacaatataagatgtataaaaatatttaaaataaatatagattTGTCAATAgagtaaaatttatatataaattttgcTCTTGACAAATctacagtatatttattttagattttttacaatataagatgcataaaaatatttaaaatatatagatTTGTCAAgagtaaaatttatataaaatgtattttttttgtttaaaaattgacttaatatgaaaattcttataaattttgattttattaaataaataaataaaaaacataagtTACTATGTTAATTTAGATAgcctttataaaaataaataaataaataaataaaaattgtacaATTTTCTGCAGACCCTAGTTTAAAAATTTCTGCATTAGTCCTTCCAAACAGTAACGCCTGGTTCAGTCTACACAATTTCAGCCCGGTTTTGGCAAGATCTATTTAACGTAGGGTGTCGTGGGGATTCATTAACGACAATGGGCGTCGGGATGCAAGAATCGATCGTTTTATCTTGTATAATTTGTAATAGTGGACGACAACCGACGCCACATCTGTGATGCTTCACAACCTCATGACAGAAAGACtagcatgtttacattttttttttttttcggccTTCCATGATGAGTTCCGTCATCTGTGACATTGACCAATAGGAGCACAGAAGCTCTTCCAAATCAGTGGTTTCTAGATGCTCCCTGGTGTACTGACCTGTAGTGCAGGGTCCAGTAAGCCATGTGGATGTGCCTGAAGGCTCAGCAGCCCCAGGGAAGGGGTTTCTCCAGAGCCCATCTGCTCATACACCTTATTTAGCTCCAGGATACCTTTGGTCCGTGCCAGATTCTGTAGGTGCTGTCTAAAGGCCACCAAGCCTACATGGAGAGAGGAGTAAGATTATGAATAATAGCACTGTTATTTCCAAATGATTTACAGATCATCAGATGATGTTCCACCCCCTGTGTCATCATGAATTCTCACATGGGATTGTCAGAACAGAGGAAGTGACTCTCATTCACTCACGCCCACACCACCTCGGACTTCTCCGGTGCGGTTCTACCATGTGACCTCTCTTAACGTTGCTAATGAGTCTATTTCAGGAGAAGATATATCCAGACAGGGCTACAAATGCTTTATTCATCGTTCAAGTGCACATTAAAATGCCGTTTAGTGGCTCTTGACTCCTCTGCTGCTTAACGGAAGAGGGTACATGGGTTGAAAAAAAGGATTCTTAGGTTATTTTAGGGCTTCAAGTGATTAAGGGTAATTATTCAGGCCACAGGATGAGAGAACTCAATAGGACCGAGTTGGCCTAATCTTCAAAGCGTTCTGATTCACTCAATGAATCATCTGATGGGGAGTGGTGCATTTAGAGGAGGAAAAcaagagagaaagggagagtGTGTGAATATAACAAGAATAAGTGTGAGAGAAAGAAACAGAAGAgaaatattttaatctaaagCATGTACCACAGTGAGGACATCTGAGACCACTAGTAAACATGTGAACTTCTgcactttttatatttttttattttaattattttatttaatagacattatatcatcagcataacaaattgagtgtcacatgattcttcagaaatcattctaatatgctgatttgaagtgttggggaaagttacttttaaaagtaatgcattacaatattgcattactccctaaaaaaagtaactaattgtgttactttatatgataagtaatgcattacattacgtTACTTATGcgttactttttttcacctgggctgtgcttgtttgttttttaataacaacagaAAGTAccatttttggcaaatgttaaggccctttcgcaccaaaactgaaatgaataagcctcaggctgatggaaatgcatatttactgCTGTatagtagagggcgcagctcaaacaagcctttcagctatgctgccattctggattaaagaagaataggatacaggagaaggaagttcaacactcttatttctaaatctaatataaagtaatttttgcttattagtatggctgaattggatcattgaaggtcaacAGGAAAGACATTGgctaataaagtgagattaaatacataaagtatatttgtgtaatttaatatagttaattattacagttttgcataaaatactgtttttatttattttgagggatactgaatgttttcgtgcaagtgagatgatCTTTTTTGTTgatctagactaaatgtgaacatgtaTTTACTCATGTTTACATACACAGCACACGCAAAAACCTCTGCactttctctcaacatggggacaggagaggtatcagtcaataaatgtgaaaaagtaacttgcgatACTTATTTGAAAacgtaactcagatattttgttgtaaattgaaaaagtaatgtgttactttaatagttacttgaaaaaaagagagaaactcaagttacttgtaatgcgttaacCCCAACACTggtgatttggtgctcaagaaacatttcactTACTGCTTACTATTTTTTGTGGAGAccataacattttatttcaggattctttgatgaatagaaagtaaaaaaaaacaaaaaaaaaaaacagcatttgtttgaaaaaatatataaatataaatatagtaCAGCAGTGTGCATTGTccggctaaaaaaaaaaaaaattgcattgtcaatacaagatcttgaccaaaaaattaTGCACCTCtcaatggaaataaatgttgtgatgttatttccatcaagagttGCATCAATTTTTGCTCAAGATCTTGTAtcgacaatgcaagaggtgagcactctgtaaagtctcctccagaacatcccaaaaactttcaatgaatttaaggtctggactcagaggtgccaattctaGTGTGAAAATggttcttcatgctccctcccaaccattcCTTCAccatttgagcctgatgaatcttggctttgtcctggaatatggccatgatgtgtcttccaacatgtttgtttaagaaatgaaaagctacacactccatctttaagggttaaaagaaccgttgccaaacatataacatgctagaaacataataatcactgtactaatgatccattcatagattcttaagtatttgcctattaaaatccaaacagcaactttttttttggccaggcaGTGTATGTATTTTCACGGACGTCACAGGATGCTGCTCACCTTGTGTAAGTGAGGTGTCTGACGCCCTGCGGCCCTCGCGGAAGCTGATGGGAGAGCGGTTGTGTGTCTCTCTCCTCTGGGTGTTCAGCGCCTGCATGGCAGGGTTAGCGGGCCGAGCGCTGATGAAGGGCGGAGTCATGCGTGTGACGGGGGTGTTGGCCAGGACCACTTCGTTAAGAGAGGGCGCATCCTCCAGCAGACTGAGGTCACTGTGCACAGAGCCCATGTCATACTCTGAGTCCACGCTACCCAGAGATGGGTTATGACCCATGCTGAACAGTTTACCTGGGTAAAGAGAATGAGATGACACTCATGTATAATCTATAGtagattatttttatatttctaaactGATTTAAAGTAATACAGGTGGGGTTTGAATGTATAACCTTGTGGTTTCCCGTTAGGCACACCCACCTCCACTGGTTATGACTCCTGGCTGGTTGGTGACCTCAGACAGCGTGTGTCTGCGCTGACCAAAGCGGGCTGTCTGATAGGCATTGAAGACATGGGCATGATCATCCTCAGTGTCCAGCTCCTCCGTCTCGATGCCCTCATCTATAGACATCTCCATCATGTTGCTGGGGGACGAGGCGCTGGATTTGCGAACGGTCACAGGGGGCAAGGGGTCCAGCATGCAGCCGTTAACCTGG
Proteins encoded in this window:
- the sik2b gene encoding serine/threonine-protein kinase SIK2, which produces MVMADCHQKPVLRGPVRVGFYDIERTLGKGNFAVVKLARHRITKTEVAIKIIDKTQLDAVNLEKIYREVQIMKMLDHPHIIKLYQVMETKNMLYLVTEYAKNGEIFDYLAKHGRLSEPEARRKFWQILSAVEYCHNRNIVHRDLKAENLLLDGHMNIKIADFGFGNFFQSGKPLATWCGSPPYAAPEVFEGQQYEGPQLDIWSMGVVLYVLVCGALPFDGPSLPILRQRVLEGRFRIPYFMTEDCEHLIRRMLVLDPSKRLSIGQIKEHKWMVMEVPVQRPMLYQQTAEGQAGVGEYSEQVLRLMHSLGIDQHKTIESLQNKSYNHFAAIYYLLVERLKAHRCSFPVEPRLDARQRRPSTIAEQTVAKASGTAPQVSLLPQNMRLLRSPAVPQASADSFTFPQSTCATEHSLMEEDVGTPKVNGCMLDPLPPVTVRKSSASSPSNMMEMSIDEGIETEELDTEDDHAHVFNAYQTARFGQRRHTLSEVTNQPGVITSGGKLFSMGHNPSLGSVDSEYDMGSVHSDLSLLEDAPSLNEVVLANTPVTRMTPPFISARPANPAMQALNTQRRETHNRSPISFREGRRASDTSLTQGLVAFRQHLQNLARTKGILELNKVYEQMGSGETPSLGLLSLQAHPHGLLDPALQEERGHQHDMALCSGGTHPALLSRRQSLEPQYLSHRIQKATLMANSPSSCQMFCKETPRSLEQQLQEHRLQQKRLYLQKQSQMQAYFNQMHIVEDPYAPCATMGHQDSGAPPQPQGLIAPAHQQQQSPQTSPQFAHTQPLGPLMEPNPEALAYETYLGHYPQMQPLPQSFASQLQPQQPEPLNYTYPACDPSTGEALYPEQYHYPLDPGQPPPPAEAGAAGYEGLALADPFLDSEMMETVDPQHGFVLVN